One genomic segment of Caballeronia sp. TF1N1 includes these proteins:
- the gabT gene encoding 4-aminobutyrate--2-oxoglutarate transaminase has product MCDFYAAHAENAELWDVEGRRFIDFAAGIAVCNTGHRHPKIVEAMRAQLDCFTHTAYQIVPYESYVSLAEKISARAPGQAPKKTAFFTTGAEAVENAVKIARAATGRPGVIAFTGGFHGRTMMGMALTGKVAPYKIGFGPFPADVYHAPFPNALHGVSVADSLRAIEHLFKADIEAKRVAAIIFEPVQGEGGFNPAPADFVRGVRRICDEHGILLIADEVQTGFARTGKLFAMEHYDVVPDLMTIAKSLAGGMPLSGVVGRADIMDSAAPGGLGGTYAGNPLAVAAAHAVLDIIDEEQLCERANTLGDKLKAKLEAIRRDVPQIADVRGPGAMIAAEFCKPGTHEPDADFARRVQARALERGLLLLVCGVYGNVVRFLFPLTIQEPIFDEALGILDEVLSETIAAAA; this is encoded by the coding sequence ATGTGCGACTTCTACGCGGCGCACGCCGAGAACGCGGAACTCTGGGACGTCGAAGGCCGACGCTTCATCGACTTCGCGGCGGGCATCGCGGTGTGCAACACGGGGCATCGGCATCCTAAGATCGTCGAGGCCATGCGCGCGCAACTCGACTGCTTCACACATACGGCCTATCAGATCGTGCCTTATGAATCTTACGTTTCGCTCGCGGAAAAAATTAGCGCCCGTGCGCCCGGTCAAGCGCCGAAGAAGACCGCGTTCTTCACGACCGGCGCGGAGGCCGTCGAAAACGCCGTGAAAATCGCGCGCGCGGCAACCGGGCGGCCCGGCGTGATCGCCTTCACGGGCGGCTTTCACGGCCGCACGATGATGGGCATGGCGCTCACCGGCAAGGTCGCGCCGTACAAGATCGGTTTCGGGCCGTTCCCCGCCGACGTCTATCACGCGCCGTTTCCCAACGCACTGCACGGCGTATCGGTGGCGGACTCGCTGCGCGCCATCGAGCATCTGTTCAAGGCGGATATCGAAGCCAAGCGCGTCGCGGCGATCATCTTCGAACCCGTGCAAGGCGAAGGCGGCTTCAATCCGGCGCCCGCGGACTTCGTGCGCGGCGTGCGCCGGATCTGCGACGAGCACGGCATTCTGCTGATCGCCGACGAGGTGCAGACGGGATTCGCGCGCACCGGCAAACTCTTCGCGATGGAGCATTACGACGTGGTTCCCGATCTCATGACGATCGCGAAGAGTCTCGCGGGCGGCATGCCGCTATCGGGCGTCGTGGGCCGCGCGGACATCATGGACAGCGCGGCGCCAGGCGGTCTCGGCGGAACTTACGCGGGCAATCCGCTCGCGGTGGCGGCGGCGCACGCGGTGCTCGATATCATCGACGAAGAGCAACTCTGCGAACGCGCCAACACGCTCGGCGACAAGCTGAAAGCGAAGCTCGAAGCGATTCGTCGGGACGTGCCGCAGATCGCCGATGTGCGCGGTCCGGGCGCCATGATCGCCGCCGAGTTCTGCAAGCCCGGCACGCACGAACCCGATGCCGATTTCGCCAGGCGCGTGCAGGCGCGCGCGCTGGAACGCGGTTTGTTACTGCTCGTGTGCGGCGTGTACGGCAACGTCGTGCGCTTCCTGTTTCCCCTCACGATCCAGGAGCCTATATTCGACGAAGCCCTCGGCATTCTCGACGAAGTGTTGAGCGAAACCATCGCCGCCGCGGCTTGA
- a CDS encoding M20 aminoacylase family protein, whose amino-acid sequence MTRLFTELADLSDDAPALREIRHDIHRHPELSFEETRTSALVAQKLEEWGWEVSRGIAGTGVVGTLTAGDGTKRIGLRADMDALPIHEQTGKPYASESPGKMHACGHDGHTTMLLGAARHLARTRRFNGTVHLYFQPAEEHGLPSGAQRMIAEGLFERFPCDAVFGVHNHPGVAPGTFLFRKGPFMAACDQVSIEIEGVGGHAARPHLSVDPVVVTASIVMALQTIVARNVDPAQPAVVTVGSMHAGTVNNVIPNRATLELSVRSFSKPVRELLKRRICELVDAQAASYGAKATIKYLEGYPVVVNSDAETEFAAQVARELVGAEHVVDHTDLLMGSEDFAFMLQARPGTFLRIGNGAGEDGCMVHNPHYDFNDRNLPVGAAYWARLVERFLAQ is encoded by the coding sequence ATGACCCGACTCTTCACCGAACTCGCCGATCTTTCCGACGATGCGCCCGCGTTGCGCGAGATCCGTCACGACATCCACCGCCATCCCGAACTCTCGTTCGAGGAGACGCGCACCTCGGCGCTCGTCGCGCAGAAGCTCGAAGAGTGGGGTTGGGAAGTGAGCCGGGGAATCGCCGGAACGGGTGTCGTCGGCACGCTGACGGCGGGCGATGGCACGAAGCGCATCGGCCTGCGCGCCGACATGGACGCGCTGCCGATTCACGAGCAGACCGGCAAGCCGTACGCGAGCGAGTCGCCGGGCAAGATGCACGCGTGCGGCCACGACGGCCATACGACCATGCTGCTCGGCGCGGCACGGCATCTAGCGCGCACGCGGCGTTTCAATGGCACGGTGCATCTGTATTTTCAGCCGGCGGAAGAGCACGGTTTGCCGAGCGGCGCGCAACGCATGATCGCGGAGGGGCTCTTCGAGCGCTTTCCTTGCGATGCCGTATTCGGTGTGCACAACCATCCGGGCGTCGCGCCCGGCACGTTCCTGTTTCGCAAGGGGCCGTTCATGGCGGCGTGCGATCAGGTGTCGATCGAGATCGAAGGCGTGGGCGGGCATGCGGCGCGTCCGCATTTGAGCGTCGATCCGGTGGTGGTGACGGCGAGCATCGTGATGGCTTTGCAGACTATCGTCGCGCGCAATGTCGATCCCGCGCAACCGGCCGTCGTCACGGTCGGCTCGATGCACGCGGGCACGGTCAACAACGTGATTCCGAATCGCGCGACGCTCGAACTGTCGGTGCGCTCGTTCAGCAAGCCGGTGCGTGAGTTGCTCAAGCGCCGTATCTGCGAACTCGTGGATGCGCAGGCGGCGAGCTACGGCGCAAAGGCGACGATCAAGTATCTGGAAGGCTATCCGGTGGTCGTCAATTCGGATGCCGAAACGGAATTCGCGGCGCAGGTGGCGCGCGAGTTGGTGGGTGCCGAGCACGTGGTCGACCACACGGATTTGCTGATGGGCAGCGAGGACTTCGCGTTCATGCTGCAGGCGCGGCCGGGGACGTTTTTGCGCATCGGCAACGGCGCGGGCGAGGACGGTTGCATGGTTCACAACCCGCACTACGATTTCAACGACAGGAATCTGCCGGTCGGGGCGGCTTATTGGGCGCGATTGGTGGAGCGGTTTTTGGCGCAATGA